In Passer domesticus isolate bPasDom1 chromosome 1, bPasDom1.hap1, whole genome shotgun sequence, one DNA window encodes the following:
- the LOC135300304 gene encoding vasoactive intestinal polypeptide receptor-like isoform X2: MHLFVSFILRAVAVFTKDAVLFADETMDHCLMSTVACKAAVAFFQFSILANFFWLLIEGIYLQTLLLLTFVSNKKFVWWFIFTGWGAPTAVMFAWVLTRIHQQNTGCWDDDENGVVLWIIKGPILLTVLINFIIFINVIRILVHKLKSQEGGGSHSSHFVRLAKSTLLLIPLFGVHYIVFAFFPESTGLEARLYIELGLGSFQGFVVALLYCFSNAEVQTELKKQLCKWQYQEYLTFTHKQGALSRETSPVNYVTQLSLLDKISPKRRTSVLQDGVTTV, from the exons ATGCACCTGTTTGTCTCCTTTATCTTGAGAGCAGTTGCTGTTTTCACCAAAGATGCTGTTTTGTTTGCAGATGAAACTATGGACCACTGCCTCATGTCAACG GTTGCTTGTAAGGCTGCTGTGGCCTTCTTTCAGTTCAGTATTTTAGCCAATTTCTTCTGGCTTCTCATAGAAGGGATCTACCTGcaaaccctgctgctgctgaccttTGTTTCCAACAAGAAGTTTGTGTGGTGGTTCATATTTACTGGCTGGG GAGCTCCCACTGCTGTGATGTTTGCTTGGGTCCTCACACGAATCCATCAACAGAACACTGG ATGTTGGGACGATGATGAAAATGGAGTGGTGTTATGGATCATCAAAGGCCCAATCCTGCTGACTGTATTA ATTAACTTTATTATATTCATTAATGTGATCAGGATTCTAGTCCATAAATTGAAATcccaggagggaggagggagccaTTCAAGCCACTTTGT GAGACTTGCAAAGTCCACATTACTTTTGATCCCCCTCTTTGGGGTGCACTACATTGTGTTTGCATTTTTCCCAGAGAGCACGGGTCTGGAGGCTCGGCTTTACATCGAGCTGGGCCTGGGCTCATTTCAG ggttttgttgttgctctCCTATATTGCTTCTCAAATGCAGAG GTTCAAACTGAGCTGAAGAAACAACTGTGCAAGTGGCAGTACCAGGAGTACCTGACCTTCACCCACAAGCAGGGGGCTTTGTCCAGGGAAACCAGCCCAGTCAACTACGTCactcagctctccctgctggacaaaatcagccccaaaagGAGAACCTCTGTGCTCCAGGATGGTGTCACCACTGTCTGA
- the LOC135300304 gene encoding vasoactive intestinal polypeptide receptor 1-like isoform X1 → MRTLRWLLLPLVTGIHPECKIFQQVVKEEALCLEHNESASPDLKGCARDWDGLTCWPRATFGEVVKIPCPRFFEEFTSTHGFLQRNCTQEEYWSEPFPPYTIACGFDEGSSKGPEDQKSYYSAFWRVYTAGYAASVTSLITALIVFAAFRKFHCTRNYIHMHLFVSFILRAVAVFTKDAVLFADETMDHCLMSTVACKAAVAFFQFSILANFFWLLIEGIYLQTLLLLTFVSNKKFVWWFIFTGWGAPTAVMFAWVLTRIHQQNTGCWDDDENGVVLWIIKGPILLTVLINFIIFINVIRILVHKLKSQEGGGSHSSHFVRLAKSTLLLIPLFGVHYIVFAFFPESTGLEARLYIELGLGSFQGFVVALLYCFSNAEVQTELKKQLCKWQYQEYLTFTHKQGALSRETSPVNYVTQLSLLDKISPKRRTSVLQDGVTTV, encoded by the exons ATGCGAACTTTGCgctggctgctgctcccgcTG GTTACGGGAATCCACCCAGAATGCAAAATATTCCAGCAGGTGGTCAAAGAGGAGGCTCTCTGCTTGGAACACAATGAATCTGCCTCACCTGATCTTAAAG gaTGTGCCAGAGATTGGGATGGTTTAACCTGCTGGCCCAGAGCCACTTTTGGGGAAGTGGTTAAAATTCCCTGCCCACGATTTTTTGAAGAATTCACCAGTACACAcg GTTTTCTTCAGAGGAACTGTACACAGGAGGAATATTGGTCAGAGCCATTCCCACCATACACCATTGCCTGTGGCTTTGATGAAGGTTCCAGTAAAGGACCTGAGGATCAG AAATCCTATTATTCTGCATTTTGGCGTGTCTACACTGCTGGCTATGCAGCATCCGTGACTTCACTCATTACAGCTCTAATTGTCTTTGCTGCCTTCAG AAAATTCCACTGCACACGGAATTACATCCACATGCACCTGTTTGTCTCCTTTATCTTGAGAGCAGTTGCTGTTTTCACCAAAGATGCTGTTTTGTTTGCAGATGAAACTATGGACCACTGCCTCATGTCAACG GTTGCTTGTAAGGCTGCTGTGGCCTTCTTTCAGTTCAGTATTTTAGCCAATTTCTTCTGGCTTCTCATAGAAGGGATCTACCTGcaaaccctgctgctgctgaccttTGTTTCCAACAAGAAGTTTGTGTGGTGGTTCATATTTACTGGCTGGG GAGCTCCCACTGCTGTGATGTTTGCTTGGGTCCTCACACGAATCCATCAACAGAACACTGG ATGTTGGGACGATGATGAAAATGGAGTGGTGTTATGGATCATCAAAGGCCCAATCCTGCTGACTGTATTA ATTAACTTTATTATATTCATTAATGTGATCAGGATTCTAGTCCATAAATTGAAATcccaggagggaggagggagccaTTCAAGCCACTTTGT GAGACTTGCAAAGTCCACATTACTTTTGATCCCCCTCTTTGGGGTGCACTACATTGTGTTTGCATTTTTCCCAGAGAGCACGGGTCTGGAGGCTCGGCTTTACATCGAGCTGGGCCTGGGCTCATTTCAG ggttttgttgttgctctCCTATATTGCTTCTCAAATGCAGAG GTTCAAACTGAGCTGAAGAAACAACTGTGCAAGTGGCAGTACCAGGAGTACCTGACCTTCACCCACAAGCAGGGGGCTTTGTCCAGGGAAACCAGCCCAGTCAACTACGTCactcagctctccctgctggacaaaatcagccccaaaagGAGAACCTCTGTGCTCCAGGATGGTGTCACCACTGTCTGA